In Sulfitobacter sp. W027, a single window of DNA contains:
- a CDS encoding site-specific integrase yields the protein MSNNVKLPKNVFKPAGTKFYWFRVKINGETHRGSLRTTSLRVAEKKAKRRVEELRGMEQAGELDWTFSAGWLKFYERLDGDKAGWGAETRKRYQTSLRQILRVMDEICDDLGFDIRSVMASDVQVGFVSEYVARRREEGVTVATINRDLTAFCHLMTAVKNDGWIEENPVKKFEKQGMKEVLPDIVLPTEAAIARVSDRAPGTLSYFPRFLETTGGRVTEMALLKWPDISGMENPIQGNVFATLRNTKGGKVRTIELTQSTINILLEIPRSNFSAYVFWNKTEHGFYKDPANLFWQYGQEVEFGARLHDLRHKFAIEKLREGWSIYKVQKYIGHGSVLTTERYYLRYLSQQQQNRVRSDGDNGL from the coding sequence ATGTCAAACAACGTCAAACTTCCGAAAAACGTCTTCAAACCGGCAGGCACGAAATTCTACTGGTTCCGCGTCAAGATCAACGGTGAGACCCACAGAGGGTCGCTTAGAACAACATCTCTTCGCGTTGCGGAAAAGAAAGCAAAACGCCGCGTAGAGGAACTGCGGGGGATGGAGCAGGCGGGAGAACTTGATTGGACGTTCTCCGCTGGCTGGTTGAAATTCTACGAGCGCCTGGATGGTGATAAAGCCGGATGGGGCGCTGAGACGCGGAAGCGCTACCAAACAAGTCTCCGACAAATCCTCCGTGTAATGGACGAGATTTGCGATGATCTCGGCTTTGATATCCGAAGTGTCATGGCGTCCGACGTGCAAGTCGGGTTCGTATCCGAATACGTTGCACGCCGCCGGGAGGAAGGGGTGACCGTTGCTACCATCAATCGAGACCTGACCGCGTTTTGCCACTTGATGACCGCAGTGAAAAACGATGGCTGGATCGAGGAGAACCCGGTCAAGAAGTTCGAGAAGCAGGGAATGAAAGAAGTTCTTCCTGATATCGTTCTGCCAACCGAAGCAGCAATTGCGAGGGTATCGGATCGAGCCCCCGGCACGCTGAGCTACTTTCCGAGATTTCTCGAAACCACGGGTGGGAGGGTTACGGAAATGGCTCTTTTGAAGTGGCCTGACATCAGCGGTATGGAGAACCCAATTCAGGGCAACGTCTTCGCGACGCTACGCAACACCAAGGGAGGTAAAGTTCGCACCATCGAGCTGACCCAGAGCACGATCAATATTCTGCTCGAGATCCCGCGGTCAAACTTCTCTGCCTATGTTTTCTGGAACAAGACCGAGCACGGTTTCTACAAAGATCCGGCAAATCTGTTTTGGCAATATGGTCAAGAGGTCGAGTTCGGCGCCCGGCTTCATGATTTGCGCCACAAGTTCGCGATCGAAAAGCTGCGTGAGGGTTGGTCTATCTACAAAGTCCAAAAGTATATCGGTCACGGGTCGGTCCTCACAACAGAACGCTACTACCTCCGGTATCTTTCCCAGCAACAGCAAAACCGCGTGCGTTCTGATGGAGACAATGGGTTGTAA